The following coding sequences lie in one Bacteroides helcogenes P 36-108 genomic window:
- a CDS encoding RagB/SusD family nutrient uptake outer membrane protein, translated as MKKYIYYGAFALVAALSACNDSFMEYEPKTTPTEQTAFVSYDNFKTYSWGLYRVFESDSLRQYIDVNNTGYLTMVDGDVKANYLYNSNGTDIQNNAWQWNNITSTTNTDDGWNFAYIRRVNIMLRNIDASEMADAEKAHWRSVGLFFRSYRYYDLLARYGDVPWLENVVTDDDAEILYGKRTSRDEVAANILRDLQYAENNVKENGDGNNTIDRDCVRALLSRFCLFEGTWRKYHGLSDSEKYLNECERVSLELMDAYPNIAPNYVDLWSSDDLSKVPGIILYKECLPDLIMSGFPRAERGGSVKTAMHARTVGRYLCQDGKPIATSPLYQGKGATASMNDEFMNRDHRLYWRCIPPYKTNKANAVPVNDANKDSWWTDGMDAKDRYYIDYMNKINDANHQFPLYTWQPQFLSRVPMIQTSNKSWGPMRNYGGYYFYMCYSTYNEAGIQAGGKYAVSDYPIFHIEEIMLNYAEVMFELGKFSQAVADQTINRLRGRANVAAMTVSDVTENFDPDRDPEVAPLAWEIRRERMAELIGEGFGFYDIRRWKRGAYYMNQRPLGVRVAANEKDEYFGAASIFVTEGDINSAASVSAEDVGRVVCVGDFMKQGKGWRDYYDVNPIPQKEIILNSNLEQNEGWK; from the coding sequence ATGAAAAAATATATATATTATGGGGCTTTTGCCTTAGTTGCGGCATTGAGTGCATGTAACGACAGCTTTATGGAATATGAACCCAAAACGACACCTACGGAACAGACGGCTTTTGTGTCGTATGATAATTTCAAGACTTATTCCTGGGGGCTGTATCGAGTTTTTGAGAGTGACAGTCTCAGGCAGTATATAGATGTGAATAATACCGGATACTTGACGATGGTGGATGGAGATGTAAAGGCCAATTACCTGTATAATTCAAACGGCACTGACATTCAGAACAACGCATGGCAGTGGAACAACATCACTTCAACGACTAATACGGATGACGGGTGGAACTTTGCATATATCCGCAGGGTGAATATAATGTTGAGGAACATAGATGCTTCTGAAATGGCTGATGCGGAAAAAGCACACTGGCGTTCTGTAGGGCTGTTCTTTCGGTCTTATCGTTATTATGACTTGTTGGCGCGTTACGGTGATGTGCCTTGGCTGGAGAATGTAGTGACCGATGATGATGCGGAAATACTTTATGGCAAGCGGACATCGCGTGATGAGGTGGCTGCAAATATTTTGCGTGACTTGCAATATGCAGAAAATAATGTTAAGGAGAATGGTGACGGCAACAATACCATTGACCGTGATTGCGTGCGTGCCTTGCTGTCTCGATTCTGTTTGTTTGAGGGTACGTGGCGGAAATATCACGGTTTGTCGGATAGTGAAAAATATTTGAATGAGTGCGAGAGAGTATCATTGGAACTGATGGACGCTTATCCAAACATTGCACCTAATTATGTCGATTTGTGGAGCTCGGATGATTTGAGTAAAGTACCGGGTATTATCCTTTATAAAGAATGCCTGCCGGATTTGATTATGAGTGGTTTTCCTCGTGCCGAACGTGGTGGTTCTGTAAAAACAGCTATGCATGCCCGTACGGTGGGACGTTACCTTTGTCAAGACGGGAAGCCCATTGCTACAAGCCCTCTTTATCAAGGAAAAGGTGCTACCGCATCTATGAATGATGAGTTTATGAACCGTGATCATCGTCTGTATTGGAGATGTATTCCTCCTTATAAGACAAACAAGGCGAATGCAGTGCCGGTGAATGATGCAAACAAGGACTCTTGGTGGACTGATGGCATGGATGCAAAGGATCGTTATTATATAGACTATATGAATAAGATAAATGATGCTAATCATCAGTTTCCTCTTTATACTTGGCAGCCTCAGTTCTTGAGCAGAGTTCCTATGATTCAGACTTCAAATAAGTCGTGGGGACCGATGAGAAATTATGGCGGATATTATTTCTATATGTGTTATAGCACTTATAATGAGGCCGGGATTCAGGCTGGTGGTAAATATGCTGTTTCTGATTATCCTATATTCCATATAGAGGAAATTATGCTGAATTATGCGGAAGTGATGTTTGAATTGGGCAAATTCAGTCAGGCTGTGGCTGATCAAACTATTAATAGACTGCGTGGCAGAGCTAATGTTGCTGCCATGACGGTGAGCGATGTTACCGAAAACTTTGATCCGGACAGGGATCCTGAAGTAGCACCTCTTGCTTGGGAAATTCGTCGCGAGCGTATGGCTGAATTGATAGGCGAAGGATTTGGATTCTATGATATCCGCCGTTGGAAGAGAGGCGCCTATTATATGAACCAGCGCCCACTGGGCGTGCGTGTAGCTGCAAATGAAAAAGATGAATACTTTGGTGCAGCTTCTATCTTTGTGACGGAGGGCGATATTAATTCTGCCGCTTCAGTGTCTGCCGAGGATGTGGGACGCGTGGTCTGTGTAGGAGATTTTATGAAGCAAGGAAAGGGGTGGCGAGATTATTATGATGTGAATCCTATTCCCCAGAAGGAAATTATCCTAAACAGTAATCTGGAGCAGAATGAAGGGTGGAAATAA
- a CDS encoding TonB-dependent receptor, with the protein MRITLLLLFAVLLNLHAESAFSQSLAVSLDMKQTTVESVLNAIEKQSGLYLVYNSKLINVDRLVTIQVKNRAVKDVLAQLFGDTEVKYEINGKHIILTPGSAIMQQSRKVNGVVRDVTGEPIIGANVVVKGNEIQGSITDIDGNFSLDVSEGKSVLVVSYIGYLTKEVPVVGKGKLEIVLQEDAKALDEVVVVGFVTQKKANVTGAVTQVSMDKTLGDRPVTSLGSALQGAMPGFTASTGAQPGASNTFNVRGLESINGGSPLILVDNVVYNDLYLLNPADIESVSVLKDASSAAIYGARASFGVVLITTKKAKKNEALTINYNNNFAVSHVNNLLEMAEPIDMIQTLKNGGYSSIWAGQNIDTWLGLLDEYNSNPSGYPKGWTEVNGTKYFLRNNHMYKSMFETSWQQTHNISAQGGSERIKYRISAAYTNQDGVLVTDKDGFRRFNVSSYVSGDITKWLSTSLDISYNKGDKKFPVVDGTSEMGLWQTNLPSYYPTGSLPYGTDGEEYPVMSPPNVIRMVNPERTVTDNTRILSRTVLTPLDGLQGVLEYSYQIGLSDYESYNNKFEVHQGLAESIKPSSSSTPFTRYTASTRYSTINAFASYNKVFGGVHNISAIAGFNQEKSEYRKLYAQAYNMISNELPSLSGSTGETPSKALDEYNDYALRSAFFRASYNYAQRYFVEVNGRYDLSSKFPKDYRGGFFPSVSVGWNLQGEKFMKPLENVLSALKLRGSYGTLGNQNINNYGYYATMGVETARWLTDGTQPKTLLAPGMVRANYTWEKVTTINGGLDFGFLDNKLTGTFDIYRRDTKGMLGPGEDLPAVAGATAPLQNAADMKTNGWEFGVSWRDRIGSVDYGVGVNLYDSKSVITRYKNDNKLLTNSKNEDMYYTGKTAGEIWGYITDGFYTANDFTESGSLKEGVVSINGVTSHVGDIKYKNLRDDENYVNTITSGDNTYDNPGDRVVIGNSRARWQYGANGFVQWKGFNLSFILQGVGKRDAWIGGDITFPMASQYGTVYKHQVGRIWTEDNPNAFYGRIYENAGGSQSANQRVSDKFLYNAAYMRVKNLTLSYSFPTQCIQKISLRGLKIFVSGEDLFTFDHLPDGVDPETLKWNYPHSSTVSFGINITL; encoded by the coding sequence ATGAGAATTACACTCTTACTACTTTTCGCCGTTTTGCTGAATTTGCATGCCGAAAGTGCATTTTCCCAATCTCTTGCCGTCTCTCTGGACATGAAGCAGACAACAGTAGAAAGTGTCTTGAATGCGATAGAAAAGCAGTCCGGACTTTATTTGGTGTACAATAGCAAGCTTATCAATGTAGATAGGCTGGTAACTATTCAAGTCAAGAATCGTGCGGTCAAGGATGTATTGGCCCAACTTTTTGGAGACACGGAGGTTAAGTATGAGATTAATGGCAAGCACATCATCCTGACACCGGGGTCAGCCATTATGCAACAGTCTCGCAAGGTGAACGGTGTAGTGCGCGATGTGACTGGAGAACCTATAATCGGGGCCAATGTTGTAGTGAAAGGTAATGAAATTCAAGGCTCTATTACGGATATTGACGGAAATTTTTCTTTGGATGTTTCCGAAGGTAAGTCTGTTTTGGTTGTTTCATATATAGGCTATCTTACAAAGGAAGTCCCGGTTGTGGGCAAGGGAAAATTGGAAATCGTCTTGCAGGAAGATGCGAAGGCCTTAGACGAAGTTGTAGTTGTAGGTTTCGTGACACAAAAGAAGGCTAATGTAACAGGAGCCGTGACACAGGTTTCTATGGATAAGACTTTGGGTGACCGCCCTGTGACGAGTTTAGGTTCTGCTTTACAAGGAGCTATGCCCGGATTTACTGCTTCAACGGGAGCGCAGCCTGGAGCCAGTAATACTTTTAATGTGCGTGGTCTTGAATCTATCAATGGAGGATCTCCGTTAATATTGGTGGATAATGTGGTCTATAATGATTTGTATCTGTTGAATCCGGCAGATATAGAAAGTGTATCTGTCTTAAAAGATGCTTCTTCTGCTGCCATTTATGGTGCTCGCGCTTCTTTTGGCGTAGTGCTGATTACGACAAAAAAGGCAAAGAAGAATGAGGCGCTTACCATTAATTATAATAATAACTTTGCTGTATCTCATGTAAACAATCTGCTGGAAATGGCCGAACCTATCGACATGATTCAAACTCTGAAAAATGGTGGATATAGTTCTATTTGGGCAGGACAGAATATTGATACTTGGTTAGGATTGTTGGATGAATACAATTCCAATCCCTCCGGATACCCTAAAGGATGGACAGAAGTGAACGGAACCAAATACTTCTTGCGTAATAATCACATGTATAAAAGCATGTTTGAGACATCTTGGCAACAGACGCATAACATTTCTGCGCAGGGTGGCAGTGAGCGTATTAAATATAGAATTTCTGCGGCATATACCAATCAGGATGGAGTTTTGGTGACTGATAAGGATGGATTCAGACGTTTTAATGTATCTTCCTATGTGAGTGGAGATATTACGAAATGGTTATCTACTTCGTTGGATATTTCGTATAATAAAGGTGATAAGAAGTTCCCGGTAGTGGATGGTACAAGTGAAATGGGATTGTGGCAGACTAACTTACCCTCTTATTATCCTACGGGTAGCTTGCCTTATGGCACTGATGGAGAGGAATACCCGGTGATGTCACCGCCTAATGTTATTAGGATGGTGAATCCGGAACGTACTGTGACCGATAATACGCGAATATTGTCACGTACAGTGTTGACTCCTCTTGATGGGCTGCAAGGAGTATTGGAATATTCTTATCAGATTGGCCTGAGTGACTACGAATCCTATAATAATAAATTTGAGGTGCATCAAGGACTTGCGGAAAGTATTAAGCCTTCAAGTTCGAGTACTCCTTTTACACGATATACTGCTTCTACACGTTACTCTACGATTAACGCTTTTGCATCTTACAATAAAGTTTTTGGAGGAGTTCATAATATATCTGCCATTGCCGGATTTAATCAAGAGAAAAGTGAATACCGTAAGTTGTATGCACAGGCCTATAATATGATTAGTAATGAGTTGCCATCTTTAAGTGGAAGTACGGGGGAGACTCCTTCTAAAGCATTGGATGAATATAACGACTATGCTTTGAGAAGTGCCTTCTTTAGAGCCAGTTACAATTATGCACAGCGCTATTTTGTAGAGGTGAACGGACGCTATGACCTTTCTTCAAAGTTCCCGAAAGATTATCGTGGCGGATTTTTCCCTTCTGTATCAGTTGGATGGAATCTGCAGGGAGAGAAGTTCATGAAACCACTTGAAAATGTGCTATCAGCCTTGAAATTACGCGGTTCTTATGGTACGCTTGGCAATCAGAATATTAATAATTACGGATATTATGCTACGATGGGAGTAGAAACGGCAAGGTGGCTGACGGACGGTACACAACCCAAAACGCTACTTGCTCCAGGAATGGTACGGGCTAACTATACATGGGAGAAAGTAACGACCATCAATGGAGGATTGGATTTTGGTTTCTTGGATAATAAGTTGACTGGTACATTCGATATTTATCGTCGCGATACAAAAGGGATGTTAGGCCCTGGTGAAGATCTGCCTGCTGTTGCCGGAGCTACTGCACCATTGCAGAATGCCGCTGATATGAAAACGAATGGCTGGGAGTTTGGTGTGAGTTGGCGCGACCGTATCGGCAGTGTAGATTATGGTGTGGGTGTTAATCTCTATGATTCCAAATCTGTTATAACTCGGTACAAGAATGATAATAAACTCCTGACTAACTCTAAAAATGAGGATATGTACTATACGGGTAAAACAGCCGGAGAAATATGGGGGTATATAACCGATGGATTTTATACTGCCAATGATTTTACCGAATCTGGAAGCTTGAAGGAAGGTGTTGTTTCCATTAATGGTGTGACCTCGCATGTAGGCGACATTAAGTATAAGAACTTGCGCGATGACGAAAATTATGTGAATACCATAACTTCGGGAGACAATACGTATGACAATCCGGGCGACCGTGTAGTGATAGGCAATAGCCGTGCCCGTTGGCAATATGGGGCAAATGGCTTTGTACAATGGAAAGGTTTTAATTTATCCTTTATTCTGCAAGGTGTCGGTAAACGTGATGCATGGATTGGTGGTGACATTACCTTTCCTATGGCCAGTCAGTATGGAACGGTGTATAAGCATCAGGTAGGACGCATCTGGACAGAAGATAATCCCAATGCTTTTTACGGGCGTATTTATGAGAATGCGGGAGGCTCGCAAAGTGCTAACCAAAGAGTGTCGGACAAGTTTCTGTATAATGCTGCCTATATGCGTGTGAAAAATTTAACATTGAGCTATTCGTTTCCTACTCAATGCATACAAAAGATTTCTTTGCGCGGACTGAAGATCTTTGTGAGTGGAGAGGATCTGTTTACATTCGACCATCTGCCCGATGGAGTTGACCCTGAAACATTAAAATGGAATTATCCTCATTCAAGCACTGTTTCCTTTGGCATTAACATAACGCTTTAA
- a CDS encoding FecR domain-containing protein — protein sequence MTTNEKEILAYLNGQLTSEEVLEFEKELQHSDALKREVEDYRFILRQTSLLKAQNQYSTQKKWEELEMRIGREKRWNGVRKFMRNAAAILVLPLLMVTLYLWTGKGDKKQPLVAEWVEVTSARGVISKVILPDSTVVWLNSASTLRYPHEFGEGRRTVDLRGEAYFRVKADKEHRFDVNVPEGLTISAYGTEFNVSSYENSPTVEAVLTRGNVEILLNNHALAHLQVSEQAVLNKARNSLEVLPCNVEEATAWREGKLIFRRAGIEEILYKLARRYNVDFEVSGRKISNYEFSATFTDESLEEILSILERTAPMSYTIFAAKEMEDFTYQRRKVSLKLR from the coding sequence ATGACAACAAATGAAAAAGAAATATTAGCCTATCTGAACGGACAGTTGACCAGTGAAGAAGTGTTGGAGTTTGAAAAGGAACTCCAACACTCGGATGCATTGAAGAGGGAGGTGGAAGACTACCGTTTTATACTACGGCAAACATCTTTGCTGAAAGCGCAAAATCAATATTCCACGCAGAAGAAGTGGGAAGAGTTGGAGATGCGTATTGGGCGTGAGAAACGCTGGAACGGTGTCAGGAAGTTCATGCGAAATGCTGCTGCCATATTGGTATTGCCATTGCTGATGGTTACTTTATATCTATGGACCGGCAAAGGGGATAAAAAACAGCCGCTTGTGGCTGAATGGGTGGAAGTGACTTCTGCACGGGGAGTCATCTCAAAAGTCATATTGCCGGACAGTACGGTGGTATGGCTCAATTCGGCTTCTACTTTGCGCTATCCACATGAATTTGGTGAAGGAAGGAGAACGGTGGATTTAAGGGGAGAAGCCTATTTTAGAGTGAAGGCTGACAAGGAACATCGTTTTGATGTAAATGTGCCGGAGGGATTGACTATAAGTGCCTATGGTACGGAATTCAATGTGTCTTCTTATGAGAATAGCCCTACGGTAGAGGCCGTATTGACCAGGGGAAATGTGGAAATACTATTGAATAATCACGCTTTGGCTCATTTGCAGGTGAGTGAACAGGCTGTTTTGAACAAGGCAAGAAACTCGCTTGAAGTGCTTCCTTGCAATGTGGAGGAAGCAACAGCTTGGCGTGAAGGGAAACTGATATTCAGAAGAGCCGGTATAGAAGAAATATTATATAAACTGGCACGTCGATATAATGTTGATTTTGAGGTAAGTGGTCGTAAAATATCGAATTATGAGTTCTCGGCCACCTTTACAGATGAGAGTTTGGAGGAGATTTTAAGTATCTTGGAACGTACGGCGCCGATGAGCTATACAATCTTTGCTGCAAAGGAGATGGAGGACTTTACTTATCAGCGGAGAAAAGTGTCTTTGAAACTGCGCTGA
- a CDS encoding RNA polymerase sigma-70 factor, which translates to MEIGHNLDFLFARIVFQDDEVAFKKLFFDFFAPLCLFASRYIEEKEACEDVVQNVFFHLWHSRKHLQINASVRNFLLTSVRNACIDYLRKQKLEIRYRASLPMEETDDRDADTLLAMSELKERLEQALSRLPENVRHAFQLSRFEEKTYAAIAEDMGISIKTVEAYISKALKLLRVELKEFLPFLILFLDLSR; encoded by the coding sequence ATGGAAATCGGTCATAATCTTGACTTCTTGTTTGCCCGCATTGTATTTCAAGATGATGAAGTGGCGTTTAAAAAGTTGTTCTTCGACTTTTTCGCTCCTTTGTGTCTTTTTGCCAGTCGCTACATTGAGGAGAAGGAGGCTTGCGAAGATGTGGTGCAGAACGTGTTTTTTCATTTGTGGCATAGCCGAAAACATTTGCAAATCAATGCATCTGTACGAAATTTTTTGCTGACAAGCGTACGCAATGCATGTATTGATTATCTGAGAAAGCAGAAGTTGGAGATACGATACCGCGCGAGTCTGCCTATGGAAGAAACTGATGATAGGGATGCGGACACGCTTTTAGCCATGTCTGAATTGAAGGAAAGGCTGGAGCAGGCATTGTCCCGGTTGCCGGAAAACGTGCGCCATGCCTTTCAATTGAGTCGCTTTGAGGAGAAAACTTATGCAGCGATAGCAGAAGACATGGGCATTTCCATAAAGACGGTAGAAGCATATATCAGTAAAGCTTTAAAGCTACTTCGTGTAGAGCTGAAAGAATTTTTGCCATTCCTTATTCTATTTTTAGATTTGTCAAGATAG
- a CDS encoding S41 family peptidase, with translation MKKLLLSIATICLAAFVSAQDSPLWLRNCAISPDGTVVAFTYKGDIYTVSVTGGRATQITTNAAYDTTPVWSPDSKWIAFASDRLGSMDVYLVSKEGGEPRRLTTHSGSEMPLAFNDTGHILFSADVMPSAEAITFPSNGQFRQVYQVSVEGGRPELFSSMPMECISINKDGEMLYQDKKGYEDYWRKHQVSPIARDVWMYTSGKNPAYRQLTTFGGEDREPVWAPDGKSFYYLSEENGTSNIYQRVPGDPSGVQITHHTKHPVRFLSIAADGRLCYGFNGEIYTLLPGGKSSKMVVSIISDKSDKDLIRSIKGSGATEMVVSPDGKEIAFVLRGDVYVTSVEYKTTKQVTNTPFQERDIDFAPDGRSLVYASERGGLWQLYTSSIVRKDEKLFTYATELKEERLTNSDVASFRPRYSPDGKEVAFLENRTAIRVINLKSKVVRTVMDGKYQYSYADGDQWFQWSPDSKWLLSDYIGIGGWNNKDVVLLNADGKGEMVNLTESGYSDGSAKWVLGGKAMIWSSDRAGYRSHGSWGAEDDTYIMFFDAEAYDRFLMSKEETALLEEAEKADKEEKEKAEKKKEDKKKEGVDKEKEKKVEPLKFDLESRFDRIVRLTVNSSHMADAVLTLKGDVLYYLSTFEGGYDLWERNLKENTTKVLLKKVGAGALQPDKDGKNIFLCTNDGMKKIEIEGSKVTPVEFEAFFDYRPYGEREYIFEHVWKQVNDKFYVADLQGTDWIGYREAYKRFLPYISNNYDFAEMLSEMLGELNGSHTGARYYASGSALATAALGVFYDEAYKGDGLKIKEIIAQSPLTKKKTDVTPGCIVEKIDGIAIKAGADYFPLFEGKANRKVILSICDPATGKRFEETVKPITYAAQSELLYKRWVENCRKKVEELSDGRIGYIHIKGMDSPSFRKMYSELLGRYRNKEAVVVDVRHNGGGWLHDDVVTLLSGKEYERFVPRGQYIGSDPFNKWLKPSCMLVCEDNYSNAHGTPFVYKALGVGKLVGTPVAGTMTAVWWERQIDPSIVFGIPQVGCMDMHGNYLENHTLQPDILVYNKPEDTLKGEDMQLKAAVDCLLKQLSDK, from the coding sequence ATGAAGAAACTACTACTCAGTATAGCCACCATTTGCCTGGCTGCTTTTGTCTCTGCCCAGGACTCTCCGCTTTGGTTGCGGAATTGTGCCATTTCTCCGGACGGAACCGTTGTTGCTTTCACCTATAAGGGAGATATTTATACAGTATCCGTCACCGGTGGGCGTGCTACGCAGATTACTACCAATGCGGCTTACGATACTACTCCTGTATGGAGCCCTGACAGCAAGTGGATAGCCTTTGCATCAGATCGTTTGGGAAGCATGGATGTTTATCTCGTCTCTAAGGAGGGAGGTGAACCTCGCCGTCTGACCACGCATTCAGGAAGCGAAATGCCCCTTGCGTTCAATGATACCGGACATATCCTTTTTTCCGCAGATGTTATGCCTTCTGCAGAGGCTATAACATTTCCTTCCAACGGGCAGTTCCGGCAAGTCTATCAGGTGTCTGTGGAAGGTGGACGTCCGGAGCTGTTTTCTTCCATGCCGATGGAGTGCATATCCATCAATAAGGACGGAGAGATGCTTTATCAAGATAAGAAGGGCTATGAGGACTATTGGCGGAAACATCAGGTATCGCCTATTGCCCGTGATGTATGGATGTACACTTCGGGTAAGAATCCTGCCTATCGGCAACTGACTACTTTCGGAGGAGAAGATCGTGAGCCGGTCTGGGCTCCTGACGGGAAATCATTCTATTACCTAAGTGAAGAAAATGGAACTTCCAATATCTATCAGCGTGTTCCCGGCGATCCATCGGGCGTACAGATTACGCACCACACCAAGCATCCGGTGCGCTTCCTTAGCATAGCTGCCGATGGCAGGCTTTGTTATGGATTTAACGGAGAGATTTATACGCTTCTTCCTGGCGGAAAGTCAAGCAAAATGGTTGTTAGCATCATTTCTGATAAGAGTGACAAAGATCTGATTCGTAGCATCAAAGGTAGCGGAGCTACCGAAATGGTGGTGTCTCCCGATGGCAAAGAGATTGCTTTCGTTTTGCGTGGAGATGTTTATGTAACCTCGGTAGAGTATAAGACTACGAAGCAGGTCACCAATACTCCTTTTCAGGAACGTGATATTGATTTTGCTCCTGACGGGCGGTCTCTGGTTTATGCTTCTGAGCGTGGCGGGCTTTGGCAACTCTATACTTCTTCCATTGTACGTAAGGATGAGAAGCTGTTTACGTATGCCACTGAGTTGAAGGAAGAACGGCTGACAAACTCTGATGTGGCTTCTTTCCGACCGCGGTATAGTCCTGATGGTAAGGAGGTGGCTTTCCTTGAAAACCGTACGGCCATCCGTGTCATCAATCTGAAGTCAAAAGTTGTGCGCACTGTTATGGATGGCAAGTATCAGTATTCTTATGCTGATGGTGACCAGTGGTTTCAGTGGAGCCCGGATAGTAAGTGGCTTCTTTCAGACTATATCGGTATCGGTGGCTGGAACAACAAAGATGTGGTTTTGCTGAATGCCGATGGTAAAGGTGAGATGGTGAATTTGACCGAGAGTGGATATTCTGATGGCAGTGCCAAATGGGTGTTGGGCGGAAAGGCCATGATTTGGAGCAGTGATCGTGCCGGCTATCGCAGTCATGGCAGTTGGGGAGCTGAAGATGATACTTACATCATGTTTTTTGATGCCGAAGCGTATGACCGTTTCCTGATGAGTAAAGAAGAAACCGCACTGCTGGAAGAAGCCGAGAAAGCGGATAAAGAGGAAAAGGAGAAAGCTGAAAAGAAGAAAGAGGACAAAAAGAAAGAGGGGGTTGATAAGGAGAAAGAAAAAAAAGTGGAACCGTTGAAGTTTGATCTTGAGAGCCGTTTTGACCGCATCGTGCGCTTGACCGTCAACTCCTCACACATGGCAGACGCCGTGCTCACTCTGAAAGGTGATGTGCTTTATTATCTTTCTACTTTTGAAGGTGGCTATGATCTTTGGGAGCGCAACCTGAAAGAAAATACGACGAAGGTTCTTTTGAAGAAAGTGGGAGCCGGTGCTTTACAGCCGGATAAAGATGGCAAGAATATTTTTCTTTGTACTAATGATGGTATGAAGAAAATAGAAATCGAGGGCAGTAAAGTGACTCCCGTTGAGTTTGAGGCATTCTTTGATTACCGTCCTTACGGTGAACGCGAATACATCTTCGAACACGTTTGGAAGCAAGTAAATGATAAATTTTATGTGGCAGATTTGCAGGGCACAGATTGGATCGGATATAGAGAAGCTTACAAGCGTTTCTTGCCTTATATCAGCAATAATTATGATTTTGCGGAAATGCTGAGTGAAATGTTGGGCGAATTGAATGGCTCTCATACGGGGGCGCGTTATTATGCTTCAGGATCAGCATTGGCTACTGCCGCTTTAGGCGTATTTTATGATGAAGCCTATAAGGGTGACGGATTGAAAATCAAGGAGATTATAGCACAAAGCCCTTTGACAAAGAAAAAAACAGATGTCACACCGGGGTGCATTGTCGAAAAAATAGACGGTATTGCCATTAAAGCCGGTGCTGATTACTTCCCGTTGTTTGAAGGAAAAGCCAATCGTAAAGTGATTCTTTCCATTTGTGACCCTGCTACGGGAAAAAGGTTTGAGGAAACGGTGAAACCTATTACGTATGCAGCGCAAAGCGAATTGCTTTACAAGCGTTGGGTAGAAAATTGCCGCAAGAAAGTAGAGGAGTTATCTGATGGACGCATCGGCTACATTCATATTAAAGGCATGGATAGTCCGAGTTTTCGTAAGATGTATTCGGAATTGCTTGGACGCTATCGTAATAAGGAAGCTGTGGTAGTAGATGTGCGGCATAATGGTGGCGGATGGTTGCACGATGATGTTGTAACTTTGCTTAGCGGAAAAGAATACGAGCGCTTTGTTCCACGCGGGCAGTATATAGGCAGCGACCCGTTTAATAAATGGTTGAAGCCATCGTGCATGTTGGTGTGTGAGGATAATTACAGCAATGCTCATGGTACTCCGTTTGTATATAAGGCGTTGGGAGTTGGCAAATTGGTGGGTACTCCTGTTGCCGGAACCATGACTGCCGTATGGTGGGAACGCCAGATTGATCCGAGCATTGTGTTCGGTATCCCGCAGGTGGGATGTATGGATATGCATGGCAATTATCTTGAAAATCATACTTTACAACCGGACATTTTGGTTTACAACAAGCCCGAAGATACTTTGAAGGGCGAGGATATGCAATTGAAAGCTGCGGTCGATTGCTTGCTGAAGCAGTTGTCGGATAAGTAG